TTTAGCATTTATTGCTGTAGAGCCAATTCTGTGGTGTCCGTCAGCAATATAAAATGAATCAATCTGATCAATCACTTCTTTAAACTGCTGTAGTTTCAGGCGGTTGTCTATTCTCCAGATTTTGTGTCTGATACCAATGGTATCCACATGGTTGAAGATAGGGACGTTTTTTTCCTCATGATTCATCAGCAGCTCAATTTTTGAGTTGGCAGGATAGGTAAGCAATACAGGTTCTGCCTGTAGGTTTACTTTTTCAAGATAATGGGCCAGTTTTTCTTTTTTCTGAGGAATGGTACTTTCATGTCTTTTGATTTTTCCATTCCAGAAATCTTCAATACTTGCTAATCCCAGAAGTCCTCTGAACACCTGTTTGTTGGGGTAGATCTGCTCATAAAGATAGTAGGCTGAATTGTCCTGGACCAATTTCTTCTCGTCCAGAAGTTCTTCAAATGTAGAACGGATCTTTCGCAGGTTCCGGTCAATATCTTTAGATTTACTTACAACATATGGTTTGATCATATTGATGTAAGTATTTTCAACTTGAGCCTTCTCTGTGATCTCTTCCTGGGTAAAATTATCCAGTGGATGGGTAGGGAAGGTGCTCTCGAAGTCTCTATGAGGTCTTATTCCACGGAAAGGTTTAAAAACAGGCATATTTATCTTATAGTTTCTTTTTGTAGCTTAATAATTTGTTCTGCAAGTTCGATACCGATTTTTTCCTGAGCATCTACTGTATTTCCTCCAACATGCGGAGAAAGAGATAGTGCAGGGTTCATCAGTAAAGGAAGCTCCGGGCTTGGTTCGTTTTCAAAAACGTCTAATGCAGCTCCGGCTACTTTCCCTGACTCGATAAAATCAATCAGTGTCACTTCATTGATGACACCTCCTCTTGCAGTATTTACAATATAGACCCCGTCTTTCATTTTTTCAAACTGAGGGGTGTCTATAATATATTCATTCGTTTTCGGCGTATTGATGCTGATGAAGTCTGCATCTTTCAGGAATGCATCCATATCATTGGTGGAAGTGATTTCAAAGTTGACAGACTGTCCGTCAAAGAAATTCAGGGTTAGAACTTCTGTTTTAGGGCTTCTTGTAAGAACAGTTATTTTCATTCCTAAAGAAATTCCTATTTTTATGACTTCCTGACCAATACTTCCAAAGCCGATTACTCCTAATGTTTTCCCTGAAAGTTCATACGCATTACTGAATGACTTTTTCATAGCGCTGAAATGAGTATCTCCTTCCAAAGGCATCAGTCTGTTGGATTCGTGAAGGAATCTTGCCAGGGAAATGAAATGTCCGAAAACTAATTCTGCCACTGATTTTGAAGATGCCGTAGGAGTATTGATTACTTTAATACCCTTGCTTTTGGCATATTCCACATCAATGTTGTCCATCCCGATACCGCCTCTTCCAATGATTTTAAGGCCGGGACATGCGTCAATCAGATCTTGTCTCACTTTTGTTACACTTCTTACAAGAAGAACGTCCACATTATTATCGTTGATAAAATTAATAACGTGATCCTGAGCCACTCTATTGTCCAGGATTTCTATTCCGGCTTCTTTTAAAGCATTTTCTCCTGCTTTTGAGATTCCATCGTTAGCTAAAACTTTCATGAGTTATTTGATTTAAAGATTGAAAAATATGAATATTTCAAAATTTTAAAACTGAGGCGCAAATTAATAAATTTAAATTAACTGCTTTTCAATCTTTCAATCTTTGAATTTTTAATGCTTTAATTATTTGATTGACTTCATTACATCCACCAAAACCTGTACACTTTCAATAGGTAAGGCATTGTATAAGCTTGCTCTGTATCCGCCCAGGCTTCTGTGTCCGTTTAATCCACTGATTCCTGCAGCTTTCCATGCGTTATCAAATTCTTCTTTCTTGCTTTCATCTGTAATTTTGAAAGAAACATTCATCAATGAACGGTCTTCTTTTACGCAGAAAGTTTCGAATAACGGATTGCTGTCGATTTCATCATATAAAAGCTTGGCTTTTGCTTCGTTTCTCTGCTCTGCAGCAGCAATTCCTCCGTTTTTTTCAAGATACTGAAGGGTAAGTAAAGAAGCATATACAGGGAATACCGGTGGCGTATTGTACATGGATTCTTTAGCGATATGCTGAGAGTAATCCAGGATAGAAAACATATTCTCTCTTCCTGTTTTACCAAGGATTTCTTTTTTTATCACTACTAAAGTAACTCCTGCAGGTCCCATATTCTTCTGAGCACCGGCATAGATCAGATCAAATTTGGAAAAATCGAGCTGTCTTGAAAAAATATCAGAACTCATATCACAAACCATTAGTGTATCCACTTCTGGGAAAGACTTCATTTGAGTTCCATAAATTGTGTTGTTGGAAGTACAGTGGAAATAATCGTATTCCGCACCTACAGTATAATCTTTAGGAATAAAAGAATAATTTTCTTCTTTTGAAGAACCTACTACATCTACTGTTCCTACTTTTTTTGCTTCTTTGATGGCTCCGGCTGCCCATGTTCCTGTATCCAGGTAAGCTGCTTTTCCACCTACTTTCATCAGGTTGTAAGGAACCATTGCAAACTGCAGGCTGGCACCTCCACCTAAATAAAGTACTTCATAATCATCACCAAGATTCATCAGTCTTTTTACAATTGCACGCGCTTCGTCCATTACAGCAACGAAGTCTTTACTTCTGTGAGAAATTTCAAGAAGAGACAATCCGATACCATTAAAGTCCAGGATAGCCTGTGCTGATTTTTCAAATACCTCTTGTGGTAAAATACATGGTCCTGCGCTGAAGTTGTGCTTTTTGTTCATATTTTTATTTTTTGGTTGCTTCCGGACTGTATAATCCTTCAGCTTTATTTTTGGTTAAATTGAATTTTGGACAAAAAAACCGCCTCACAGATGATGAGACGGAAATTTTTTATTCGCCGTGTAAGAATGCTTTTTTATTAAGCAGAGATTCTTCAGATTCTACGTGATCCTCGTCAGGAACACAACAGTCTACAGGACATACAGCCGCACACTGTGGTTCTTCATGGAATCCTTTACATTCTGTACATTTATCTGTTACAATGAAATATACATCATCACTTACAGGTTCCTGTGGTGCATCTGCATCTACAGTAAGTCCCGACGGCATTGTTATTGTACCTTGAAGAGCCGTACCGTCAGAAGCTTTCCAATCTACAGCTCCTTCATATATTGCATTGTTTGGACATTCCGGTTCGCAAGCCCCGCAATTAATGCATTCATCAGTTATTTTAATAGCCATCGCTAATTTTTTTTAAATTTGCACAAAATTACAAAATATTCCCCAATTTTAAAGTAATTATGAATACCGAAAATCAAGTTTTAGGACTTATTAAATTAAGTGATTATATAAAAGCGTTTTTAGCGAAGAAACCGGAGGATCACAATGAAGATGATGTTGATATTGAATTATTGTTGAAAAGGTCTGAAATAGAGAACCCGTGGTTTACTATTGATAATCAGAAATTTGCTTTGCAGCAGTGGGCAGATCTTTTGACTGAAGAAAATATCAAGAAGTGGCTTGGAAATTATTCAATCTCTAAAATATCAAAAAGAGTTGGACTTATTTTAGCCGGAAATATTCCTTTGGTAGGATTTCATGATGTGATGTCTGTTGTTTTGGGCAATCATATTCCTGTTATTAAACTGTCTTCAAAGGATAAGCGCATGATTCCGTTTTTATTAAAGAAATGGAATGAATTTTCCAATGAGAGTGTAGTGTTTGAATTTGTAGAAAGATTAGAAAATTTTGATGCAGTTATTGCTACAGGAAGCAATAATACAGCCAGATATCTGGAATATTATTTTAAAAATCATTTAAGCATTATCCGTAAGAACAGGACTTCTGTTGCGGTGTTGAAAGGTGATGAAACGAATGAAGAACTGGAGCTGCTGGCAAAAGATATTTTCCAGTATTTTGGGCTTGGATGCCGAAATGTGACGAGAATTTTTATTCCGCAGGATTTTGTCATTGACAGATTGTTTGAAAGCTTCTTAGAATTCCAGGATATTATCAATCATAATAAGTATGCCAATAACTATGATTATAATAGAGCGGTTTATCTTTTGAACCAGGACAAATTCTGGGATAATAACTTTGTGATGCTGAAAGAAGATGATAAACTGTTTAGTCCGCTTTCCGTAATCAATTTCAGCAGATATGAGTCTTTGGATGATGTGAAAACTTTTATTGCTGAAAATGAAGAAAATATTCAGTGTATAGTAGCAAAAGAAGAGATCGGGCTGAATGCGATTTCATTTGGTGAAGCGCAAAATCCAGGGCTTGATACCTATGCGGATAACGTGGATACAATGAAATTTTTAGAACTGGTCTGATTTTCGTATCTTCCATCACTTATTTCACCAGATAACAAAAATGAATACTATGAAAAAATTATTGCTGGGACTTGCTCTTGTGGGCGGACAGTTGGTGTTTGCTCAGAAGACGGGTGTGAAGGTTGAGAACAGTCAAAAGAAAGAGCAGCCAGCTGCTATAAGTAAGGAGAAAGTAAGTCTTTACAATGACAACTTTCTTAAGTTTGTTGAGGCTTTACAAGCTTCTGACCGTACGGCAATTGATGGATTACTTTCTGAGAAGGTAAAGGAAATTGTGACGGATAATGTTCTTAAAAAGGTCAAAGATGGCATTGACCCAAATAAAAAGCTTGAAATCTTAAAAGCAGGATATTATAAAACAATGGATGGTACCAATCATCCAAGTATTAAATATAAATATGCAGGAGAATCATCTTCCAAAGAGGCCATTACGGCTGTATTTGAAGATGACGGGAAAATTCTGGGTGTACTGCCTGCGAAATAAGATTAAAAATTTATTTTCGATTAACAACTAAAAAAATATTAACTATGATGACAGATGTTTTAGTCGCTCATTCCTCAGAAGTGGAGAAGGCGAGTTTTTACAAGAAGACGTATTTGCATGTTGCTTTATCTATTCTTGCATTTATTGGGGTTGAAACTATATTATTGAAAACTGTTCCGGCAGAACTTATTGCAATGATGTTT
The window above is part of the Chryseobacterium sp. MA9 genome. Proteins encoded here:
- a CDS encoding DUF1015 domain-containing protein — protein: MPVFKPFRGIRPHRDFESTFPTHPLDNFTQEEITEKAQVENTYINMIKPYVVSKSKDIDRNLRKIRSTFEELLDEKKLVQDNSAYYLYEQIYPNKQVFRGLLGLASIEDFWNGKIKRHESTIPQKKEKLAHYLEKVNLQAEPVLLTYPANSKIELLMNHEEKNVPIFNHVDTIGIRHKIWRIDNRLKLQQFKEVIDQIDSFYIADGHHRIGSTAINAKYHKEKNKKHNGTELYNFVYSFIVSNQSIKIHDYNRILHDLNGISPEAFLKELEHYFLIHEKGETSYYPSQKFHISMYMDGKFYSLHVKHDLRSKEMSLDNLDHHLIDKYIFKNILKIEDPDSSELISYVKGTSNINGINLLKEKVDSGEGKVGFGIYPVSFNDMIKISDLRLSMPPKCTFIEPKLITALVMYDMKP
- a CDS encoding D-2-hydroxyacid dehydrogenase; this encodes MKVLANDGISKAGENALKEAGIEILDNRVAQDHVINFINDNNVDVLLVRSVTKVRQDLIDACPGLKIIGRGGIGMDNIDVEYAKSKGIKVINTPTASSKSVAELVFGHFISLARFLHESNRLMPLEGDTHFSAMKKSFSNAYELSGKTLGVIGFGSIGQEVIKIGISLGMKITVLTRSPKTEVLTLNFFDGQSVNFEITSTNDMDAFLKDADFISINTPKTNEYIIDTPQFEKMKDGVYIVNTARGGVINEVTLIDFIESGKVAGAALDVFENEPSPELPLLMNPALSLSPHVGGNTVDAQEKIGIELAEQIIKLQKETIR
- the serC gene encoding 3-phosphoserine/phosphohydroxythreonine transaminase; the protein is MNKKHNFSAGPCILPQEVFEKSAQAILDFNGIGLSLLEISHRSKDFVAVMDEARAIVKRLMNLGDDYEVLYLGGGASLQFAMVPYNLMKVGGKAAYLDTGTWAAGAIKEAKKVGTVDVVGSSKEENYSFIPKDYTVGAEYDYFHCTSNNTIYGTQMKSFPEVDTLMVCDMSSDIFSRQLDFSKFDLIYAGAQKNMGPAGVTLVVIKKEILGKTGRENMFSILDYSQHIAKESMYNTPPVFPVYASLLTLQYLEKNGGIAAAEQRNEAKAKLLYDEIDSNPLFETFCVKEDRSLMNVSFKITDESKKEEFDNAWKAAGISGLNGHRSLGGYRASLYNALPIESVQVLVDVMKSIK
- a CDS encoding 4Fe-4S dicluster domain-containing protein, encoding MAIKITDECINCGACEPECPNNAIYEGAVDWKASDGTALQGTITMPSGLTVDADAPQEPVSDDVYFIVTDKCTECKGFHEEPQCAAVCPVDCCVPDEDHVESEESLLNKKAFLHGE
- a CDS encoding acyl-CoA reductase, translating into MNTENQVLGLIKLSDYIKAFLAKKPEDHNEDDVDIELLLKRSEIENPWFTIDNQKFALQQWADLLTEENIKKWLGNYSISKISKRVGLILAGNIPLVGFHDVMSVVLGNHIPVIKLSSKDKRMIPFLLKKWNEFSNESVVFEFVERLENFDAVIATGSNNTARYLEYYFKNHLSIIRKNRTSVAVLKGDETNEELELLAKDIFQYFGLGCRNVTRIFIPQDFVIDRLFESFLEFQDIINHNKYANNYDYNRAVYLLNQDKFWDNNFVMLKEDDKLFSPLSVINFSRYESLDDVKTFIAENEENIQCIVAKEEIGLNAISFGEAQNPGLDTYADNVDTMKFLELV
- a CDS encoding peptidylprolyl isomerase — translated: MKKLLLGLALVGGQLVFAQKTGVKVENSQKKEQPAAISKEKVSLYNDNFLKFVEALQASDRTAIDGLLSEKVKEIVTDNVLKKVKDGIDPNKKLEILKAGYYKTMDGTNHPSIKYKYAGESSSKEAITAVFEDDGKILGVLPAK